The Panulirus ornatus isolate Po-2019 chromosome 5, ASM3632096v1, whole genome shotgun sequence genome includes a window with the following:
- the LOC139746962 gene encoding uncharacterized protein produces MVAPETHHCHAGSQETMWLQKPTNATQIHNRPWWLQRPTNATQIHNRPWWLQKPTNATQIHNRPWWLQRPTNATQIHNRPWWLQRPTNATQIQKRPWWLQRPTNATQIQKRPWWLQRPTNATQIQKRPWWLQRPTNATQIHNRPWWLQRPTNATQIHNRPWWLQKPIIATQGHKRPWWLQKPIIATQGHKRPWWLQRPIIATRIHNRPWWLQKPTNATWWLQKPTNATQDHKGPWWLQRPPGANKRPWERQYIPIVILLITGHRNRDEDELFDTKDYGRRDPVRNPALECDCREDGAMELQAKCECSGVGTLDKTIVKLFLRRLPSGQWDISLFLSSSSSSSSSSSSSSSSSSSSSSSPSETSPNWNIKKHSSPLPTDVPHLSTPGVDDTLIDTSKQDRKRSLTTDYLNSVFHTQPYTLLEASSTNCHRCMIRL; encoded by the exons ATGGTGGCTCCAGAAACCCATCATTGCCACGCAGGGTCACAAGAGACCATGTGGCTCCAGAAACCCACCAATGCCACCCAGATTCACAATAGACCATGGTGGCTCCAGAGACCCACCAATGCCACCCAGATTCACAATAGACCATGGTGGCTCCAGAAACCCACCAATGCCACCCAGATTCACAATAGACCATGGTGGCTCCAGAGACCCACCAATGCCACCCAGATTCACAATAGACCATGGTGGCTCCAGAGACCCACCAATGCCACCCAGATTCAGAAGAGACCTTGGTGGCTCCAGAGACCCACCAATGCCACCCAGATTCAAAAGAGACCTTGGTGGCTCCAGAGACCCACCAATGCCACCCAGATTCAAAAGAGACCTTGGTGGCTCCAGAGACCCACCAATGCCACCCAGATTCACAATAGACCATGGTGGCTCCAGAGACCCACCAATGCCACCCAGATTCACAATAGGCCATGGTGGCTCCAGAAACCCATCATTGCCACGCAGGGTCACAAGAGACCATGGTGGCTCCAGAAACCCATCATTGCTACGCAGGGTCACAAGAGACCATGGTGGCTCCAGAGACCCATCATTGCCACCCGGATTCACAATAGACCATGGTGGCTCCAGAAACCCACCAATGCCACATGGTGGCTCCAGAAACCCACCAATGCCACGCAGGATCACAAGGGACCATGGTGGCTCCAGAGACCCCCCGGAGCCAACAAGAGACCATGGGAACGACAGTATATCCCGATCGTTATCTTGCTGATAACAG GTCATAGGAATCGTGATGAGGACGAACTTTTCGACACAAAGGACTACGGGCGTCGCGACCCGGTTCGCAACCCAGCCTTGGAGTGCGACTGTCGCGAAGATGGAGCTATGGAACTCCAGGCCAAGTGTGAATGTTCTGGTGTTGGAACTCTGGATAAAACCATCGTAAAATTATTCTTGCGAAGGTTACCTTCAGGCCAGTGGGACatatctctcttcctttcttcctcttcttcttcctcctcctcctcctcctcctcctcctcctcctcctcctcctcctcctcctctccttcagagACTTCGCCAAACTGGAATATAAAGAAGCACAGCAGTCCCCTTCCGACGGACGTTCCACACCTCTCTACGCCTGGTGTTGATGACACACTGATCGACACTTCAAAACAGGATCGAAAACGATCTTTAACCACAGACTATCTGAATTCAGTCTTTCATACACAACCTTATACATTGCTTGAAGCTTCTTCGACGAATTGTCACAGATGTATGATTAGATTATAA